The genomic region TCATAACTCCAGATTGAGATTTCACTCTAGCAACCCCAAAATCAGCAACCTTAACCACCTGTAAGGCAAACCtgtattagaatttttatcAAGCTAGCATTTAATTTGACCACAATAAATTATAGAAAGGGCATGTTTATAGGAGAGATTGTTCTCAAGCAAGATTTCAGGAAAGGAATAATTAGAGACAAGCTTAAGTCAACTCAATGTATAAACTTTAGCAACTATAAGAATCTTACTTCATTTTCATCCATTAGAAGATTAGCAGCCTTCAAATCCCTAtggattatattattttggtgcAAGTAGTTCATTCCTTTAGAAACATCTATTGCAACTTTAAGCAACGATGGAAGCCTGAAAACACCCTTCTGTTTGTGAAGGTAGTCGTATACACTTCCGCCAGACATAAATTctgtaaagagaaaagaaaggaaaagacagAAAGAAAACTGGCATTAGCATTTTCTTTCAATTACGAAAGaataagagagagagagagagatgttCATAAATCTCACTTTCATCAAGTTAATAAAAGACAATAGAAAATCAGTAGGACACCTGTAATAATACACAAGTTTGGAGGCTGGGTACATGCACCAAGAAATTGTACAACATTCTTATGCCGAACTTTCCTGcaaatttgaagtaaaattgTTGATTAACAGAATAGATTATTCCTGGAACAAAGTAGCACTCTATTtgatgaaatataaattatgtggATTTCATGATGGAAGAATTAAAAGTGAGAAAACCGATCAAAGACATTAAAACCCAAAGTGGCTACTTGCTACTGTAAATTAGTATGAGTTTCACTGGTTTTCTTTCTATAAGAATACattaagtattaaaaataaataagaaacaCGCAGCAACTGGAGAAGCCTAACATTATCAGTTGATCGCCGATCTGAGTCAATATGGCATTCAAACAACAAACAAAGATACCTCTTGACTTCAGATTATAATATTCAACAAATTGAGGATAACTTGGGGAAAACTACCACTTCAgactttacttttcttttttgttgagGAGGTGTGAGGGTAGGGAGCACAATTTAGAATTCATCAAGACATTTCAGCACAAACCTCATGATAAAAACTTCCTGGGCAAACTCTTTCTGCAAATCAGTATTTAAACGCTCTGGCTTGAGGACCTTAATGGCCACTTCCTGACTACAGTAAGTACCTTTATACCTGAAACAGATAGAAAAAAAGGTGATTATATTGAAGCTTCAAAAAGAAACCTCATCAGAAAGTAATTATTTCACTTACAGATCCCCATATGACCCAGATGCAACTTTGTTTTCAAACTTCAAGTTTCTAGGATCAATTTCCCAAACATCGGTCCCATCATTAGGAATTGCCACATAATTCTGATAAGCATTGGTCCCCATTTTCTCATCGTCCCTCTTAGGAGAAAAGGAATGTTGCTTCAGCCAAGATTGCTTCTGCAGAAAACCCATTGAAAGAAAGTCTGTTTGAGTTGCTCATAATATACGCCAACCTTTTAGCAGataaattataactttcaaattaaaaatgttcaTTTCTCTATACACATTAAGCATTTCAGCATTAACACTGTACCAATCACTTGTCAGCGGAAAGCATGGAACACATCCAAAATGCTTATTCAGATTAGAAGACAAATATTTCCCAATCAGGATTTGAAGCCCACTAACGTCAGCAAAGGAAGAGGGCACAGGGGACAGAGCTCAATAGGGGCTTAGTTTCAAAATATTAAGACTGTAGTATTATTTTCAACCACCAAGGATGCCATTATTAACCTACATAGAATTAGTTGACCATTCAACAGGCATAAATCTCCACTGAAGGGAAACAGAAGGTTGTTATGatccatgaaaataaaaattttaccattttatcattttatcataaaattagaAACATTTCAAGTAATAGAAAGGCCTAGGCCTATTTACAGCTGAGTAACTTTTGCAAGTATTATCCTGCAGTGCCCCACTTTAAAAGCTAGAGAAAGCAATCAAAGCCAAATAGCTCAGACAATTTATTATGTTAACATAATAGGGTAGCATAAAAATGATAAGCACATTCATGCAAGCGAATATAAACTTTCCTGATAGGACTAGCACCACAACATTTCATATTAATCACTAGTGTTGTGGGAATGAAAACACCTCgacaaagaaaaaatgaaaggagagatattttcaagaaaatattagaTAACATTCAAAAACATCCTAAGTAATTACCTCAACTTTTAAGACTTCCTTTTCCAAAACAACTTTAAGCTGCTCTGTTTCCTGGCAATTTCATATCACAAGTCTGTTAAGCAAGTTCTACaaatagttttatttagatCAACAGTTAAAGCATTGAAGTACAGCAATAAGAACTAATGCCGTTCACTAAATGGAAGTTCAATATgagtttcaagaaaaaaataatgactaCCCTCTAAATTAACAGATGAAAGAATTCAAAAATTGAGGAAACAGCagcttatataatatttttgagaaataataAGAGTAGATATATTGAcagataaacataaaataatgcaATACCAATCATGAGAgctgttattttctttttttgttgaaCATAAAAATGATGTCCATAATTAAGATATTATAATGAAAATTACCTCATAAGGCCAACCATCAACTACAAAAACATCTAAGGAGTAACCATCAACAGTGGAAAATGCATGTGCTTCCTGGATGTTTAGCCCAATCTCAGCAAGCAATGCAGTCAACTGCAAGTATTGCACGAGTGTGACCCAATGGAATGAGAAACAATATtgaatcataaatatttaaaggatATGTGCCTCACATATAAGGTCAAGAACTCACATTGAAGTAAATTGAACGTAAAACAATAACAGTcatttttacaagaaaaatgactaccatgagaataatataaaatgtcaGTTGATTGAACCAAGAGCTTAAATGGAACCTAGGATGCATtctttatctataattttattagaaaataatttgaGTGTGACCATCAGCGTTCTTAAAGCAAACAACTTCAAGATAACAAAGATTGTAACAAAAATGTACACTTCTAGTTTGACAAACAAAACTATATATACCTGACTAAGAAGTTTCGGTTTGTCTTCTGTTGAAAACGTAATTTCGTGCATGGGCCTGCACCGGCAAGTGCAACAGTTAGAAAACAATGTAAATTTCACTATCCAAATGGACAGaaagtatttaaaaatgaaagaagtATCAATCAATTAACAGTAACAAAGATGAACAAAACCTTAATATGACTATAGATATCATCATCCAGAAAAGGTGCAAAAGCACGCCTAAAACTTAAGTCAACAAAAGATAGCAGGTTAGGAAGCATGAATCTGGGGCAAGAAAGTTGAACTTTTGCAGGAGTGTACCCATGAactactaaatattaaaaaaaaaaacataataatttttttttaaaaacatagtATAACACAAACTTAGGAATAGTCGGTTCTTAACAAAGAATTTTAAGACTAATAAATACCTGGAAAAATGTGAATTGGCATGTACAGAGCTATCTCCATCTTGATCTTCAGATTTATCTGCTTCAAGTGCAAGTGCTTCAAGATTAGGGGATGAGCCAAAGGCAGGAGGCGGATGTATGCTGACAATAAAAAAGTAAGCTAAAATTGTCACCATCGATAACAACAGTCAAGAGGAAAAATGAACAACaatattttaaaggaaaaaattaaaaggtatatCTAAGTCCTGTAAACAAATTCTGCccttttcatgaaattaatgCATACACATTATAGATGGCAAAAGTTCTTCAAAATCAAACCTCCGTCTTATAACGTGCTTTGGATCACTTTGAGCAGAATCCCCACACGAGGGATTTGAAAGAGCAGGATCAACTAAACTCCCATCAGAAATAGATTGGACCTACAAAAGCAGGAAGCATCATGGTGTGTTTGATTATAAACAAAAGTTTACAACCAAGTACCAgaacatttaaaaacaaataaggaGCCAGGACCCATAGGTTATGACATTTAAAAGACACATTCAATCCTTTTATGCTTAACCTCAAGATGCACGCATGCATTTGCAAGTAATGCCAAACTGCATAAGAAACTACACATGATTCAAGTTTACAAAGTCACAAAAAGGAATGATAATATGTGTGCAGAATCATTTAAATTGAACTGCTACTGTCAAATAGAATCGCTTTACAATTAGTTAGCCTCATAACCTCATTGATAGTTAATGGCCCAAATAAGGAAACATTTACAATAGGATGATAGCAGTAGCAACTGCAATCCTCAACTAATATAATGTGTTATTGACAGCAACAAGTCAATGCTATGCACTAAATTTTAGAACGTTCTAGAAGGGAAAATGTACAATAGGGATAGATGTCGAAATGAGTCTTAGCAGTGTCAATATGCTACTGAAAATTATTATGTTGAAGAACATTTTAAGTTTTACAAGAATCTTTCTTTCTACTATGACCACTACTACCATGAAAAGAAGATACAACACAATATTTGAGCTCCATGTTGTGAAAATGTGGCACAGAGAGAACGAACAAGTCAGATTCAGCCAACTAAGTTTTGAGACAGAGATCATCCTGACTAGGGTGACCAGAACAGGCCAAGGCACTATAGCTATAGCTATAGCTACGGGtcaaatttaaagtaaaaaaccataaacttacttattaatgaaaaattaagcatgcactttATAAACATCATAGGAAAGGTAACCTAACCAACTGAATACAGTAGCTTGATTACACTATGCAAAGGACAACTTTTATACTGCAACATATATACCATGCTACTGGAACCCCAAAGAGAGAAATATTATTTGAACTTCCAAATTTTCTCAAAGATATACGTACATTTGTATGCTTATTATTGTAGgatacaataatattattttaataatctaaaaaagCTAGGTACTTAGAAGTGGGACCTGACGACTTTCAATTACCAAAGTCTGACGAGGCAAGGTGAACCGCATCACATGATTCATGACATTAACCATATACCAATCATTCtaaattgaccaaaaaaaaaagatataacaAATTTTCGCTTTTACTGAAAAAGTAGAGCAAATCACGGTGCCTTGTTATGAAATTGAAACCTAACAAGAAAGAGAAAGTTACCTGCACGAGACGAACTTCCATTGCCGGTCTGTTGGCAGGA from Gossypium raimondii isolate GPD5lz chromosome 1, ASM2569854v1, whole genome shotgun sequence harbors:
- the LOC105785946 gene encoding serine/threonine-protein kinase STY46 yields the protein MVMDDNESCVSKANDFSPLQSRQQRQKLQVYNEVLRRLRDSDIEEANRPGFDDELWAHFNRLPSRYALDVNVERAEDVLMHQRLLHLAHDPANRPAMEVRLVQVQSISDGSLVDPALSNPSCGDSAQSDPKHVIRRSIHPPPAFGSSPNLEALALEADKSEDQDGDSSVHANSHFSRPMHEITFSTEDKPKLLSQLTALLAEIGLNIQEAHAFSTVDGYSLDVFVVDGWPYEETEQLKVVLEKEVLKVEKQSWLKQHSFSPKRDDEKMGTNAYQNYVAIPNDGTDVWEIDPRNLKFENKVASGSYGDLYKGTYCSQEVAIKVLKPERLNTDLQKEFAQEVFIMRKVRHKNVVQFLGACTQPPNLCIITEFMSGGSVYDYLHKQKGVFRLPSLLKVAIDVSKGMNYLHQNNIIHRDLKAANLLMDENEVVKVADFGVARVKSQSGVMTAETGTYRWMAPEVIEHKPYDHKADVFSFGIVLWELLTGKLPYEYLTPLQAAVGVVQKNLRPTIPKHTNPKLAELLERCWQQDPAVRPDFSEIIEILQQIAKEVGDDGEDRRKDKSSGGFLSALRRGHH